Proteins from a genomic interval of Lolium perenne isolate Kyuss_39 chromosome 1, Kyuss_2.0, whole genome shotgun sequence:
- the LOC127296338 gene encoding uncharacterized protein encodes MGLLLQVPNLAGGRRPAARVLRSDRGGRFKVCAAAPGGSVKEEEEKGTGKKERIVIRVLDPVRERRLPPPLFSAPETPAESPEALRRPEDDGEERRRYYVNMGYAIRTLREELPDVFCEEPSLDIYREDIVFKDPLNKFVGIDSYKSIFWALRFTSQIFFKALWIDIATIWQPVDNVIMVRWIVHGIPRVLQNGHSRFDGTSEYKLDKNGKIYQHKVDNVAMNSRKKFKILPIEELIRSLGCPSTPKPTCFEMISLVPFWLRWTWMR; translated from the exons ATGGGCCTCCTTCTCCAGGTCCCTAACCTcgccggcggccggcggccaGCCGCCCGCGTCCTCCGGAGCGACCGCGGCGGCAGGTTCAAGGTATGCGCCGCGGCGCCCGGTGGCTCcgtgaaggaggaggaggagaaggggacCGGGAAGAAGGAGAGGATAGTGATTAGAGTCCTGGACCCCGTGCGAGAGAGGAGGCTGCCGCCGCCTCTGTTCTCGGCCCCAGAGACTCCAGCAGAGTCTCCGGAGGCGCTTCGGCGTCCGGAAGACGACGGGGAAGAGAGGCGGAGGTACTACGTGAACATGGGCTACGCCATCCGGACACTGCGGGAGGAGCTCCCCGACGTATTCTGCGAGGAGCCCAGCCTTGACATCTACAG AGAAGATATTGTCTTCAAAGATCCACTCAATAAATTTGTGGGTATTGATAGCTACAAAAGTATATTCTGGGCGCTGCGGTTTACCAGTCAAATCTTCTTCAAGGCCTTGTGGATTGACATTGCTACGATATGGCAGCCAGTCGACAATGTAATTATGGTTCGGTGGATTGTTCATGGCATTCCTAGAGTTCTACAGAATGGTCATAGCCGCTTTGATGGCACGTCAGAGTATAAGCTGGATAAGAATGGGAAGATTTATCAGCATAAGGTGGACAATGTTGCCATGAATTCACGAAAGAAGTTCAAGATCTTGCCGATCGAAGAGCTCATTAGATCACTTGGATGCCCGTCCACTCCAAAACCAACTTGCTTTGAGATGATCTCGCTTGTGCCGTTTTGGTTGAGATGGACTTGGATGAGATGA